The nucleotide window TTAGATACCCGGTTCCTGTGTTAAAAAGTGTTCCAGTGCGCTGGGCTAGGCCCGCAGCTTCCAAATAAATAGTCATCCTGGGCCTCTTAGTGAGCCGCAAAAGAAAAAGCCCATCTTGTTTTTGTCGGCAGGTCACTCTCTTTTGTCCTAACATGAACATGAACATGAACTACAGCTCGTTCTTTTTATTTGCGTAAGTTGTATTTTCTACTCACGACAAACTAGTAGGGCTTTTTTTTCGAAGGACGAACTAGTAATTAGGAAAGCTAGCTTTTGCAGTTGGCACGCCTTGTCGTAATCAAATTTCTGCGTTCCTAAACATAACCAAAACCAACAGACACATCGACAGCTTAACAAAACATACGTCCACATCAACATCTAAAAGACTACCACCTAGCaggactaaagatggcaacgggcaaaaTGCCCGCGGATACCAGTGTCGTGTGCCCGCGCCCGCGACGAAAATTtcgtgcccgcgcccgcgcccgtcaCCCGCCACGGGTGTCATCCTGTGCCCACGCCCGCTATCCGCGGGCATGCCTTGCCCGCGGGCATGCCCGTGTGCCCGCCAGATCTCGTCGCCGGCCACCGGGTCCCCTTCCACGTGCTGGTTCTGGCTCCCTGGCTCCTTGCGCGTGTGTGTGTGAGACTGTGAAGACTGAAAATTGGGAATTTGGGATAAGGCCGAATGGGCGAGTGGGCAGCCGGTGTGAGGATTGCTCCTGACGGCTCCTGGCTCCCTACGCGTGTGTGTGGCTCCCTAGctctttgttttattttatttaaaaaagCTTGCGCTCTCTCTGCAGCCAAACGCCACCTCAAAGGGATAAGGTTGTGGAGCGGGTGTGGCGGGTATGCGGGTGCGGGTAGAACATTTTCTTGCCCATCAGCTAATATCCGTCGGGTTTAGGGACGTACCCGTATCCGTGCCCGCGGGCAGACTCACGCACCCGTATCCTTGCCCAACGGGTCGATTGCCCGCGGGCATGCGGGTATTttgtacccgttgccatctttaagcAGGACCCAATAAACAAATTCATGAGGTATTGGTAGTTAGTTGCcacaatatatattttttaatacaACTGCTTACTAAGTCGTCTTAACAAAAAAGTAACTTAGTATGTATTATACACCCGAACAGTTCACATAGTTCATTTACACTTGTAAAATTGAACCGACTAATGATATTTTACAACTCCTGTGCATGGCAGCACGGCTGGAGGAGGCAGAATCAAAAGAAAATGTGGCAACGTGATGCTCAATCTGAATAGCCAGAGGGGAGGTAAAATCACTTAAATTTTATTGGAACGAcggcctgtttggaatgcgggatttttttttctcattcctgtgttttttctgtgaaattgaactgattcctgtgaaattacTGTATAATTCCTATAAAATTCCTGCATTCCAGAGAGGCCGAAGTGAATCGTTGGAGTAGCGACAAGATGGTGCTGGAACCGTACGTGGCGGGTGTCGGTGCACATCAGCACGTGGTGTGCTGACGAGGCAGCAAAGCAAAGGGTCATCGCTCGTCAGTGGAGTAGTAGGAGTGAGGCAAAGCGCAGCTGCTCAACTGTAAACAAAGCAGCAGCAGGTATACAATAAGTGACTGTCGTTTTGTAAGTTTGACTAGATCCGTAAAAAACacgtgtaatatttatatctctaactaaatttattataaaaatagattcaacaatgtatctaatgatattaatttatatcataaatattaatattttatatgTATATTTAGTCAAAGCTATTTATCGAGAAGTAAAAATAACAGTTATTTAGAGGCGGGAGAGTACGGACAAAAAAaattgcaggaggcacatggctGCCATTGCATACATGTTGACTGGATGCATCTGCTGGACTGTCCATGGATGCATCTCAGCTCATCAATGCCCTTGTCATGAGGCTAATAAAATGAAATAATAAACCAAACAAAGCGGAGAGAGTAGAGTAGTTTTTACTcaacaagtaaataaataaataagaacAGTGTGTAGCAGTCTAATTTATGGTCTACTACTAGTAGATAATAAATAAATAGagctcttcattcacacttgacATTATACTAATCTTGTCTGGAAACTGCATCAACAAACTGGACTGCAGAAGCAAGAAAAAGGAGACAGAGGGAGAGAAAGTAAAATGGAAGCAAGAACCAACCAATAATCACGCAATCAATTCAAGATCAAGAAGCAGGAAAaaactactactagtagtagagATCATCGATCTcaaggaaaaataaaaaaaaactaataaagaagaagaaaactgtaGTGTAGGTGTAGCACCACAACTCATCAGCACAGAAGATCCGGAGCCTAAACCGACTGATGGGACTACTCAGATCAGATCAGAGCATCCTGTTGAGGagaagagcggcggcggcggcggtggcaatgGGCGTGGCGGCgaggagcgacggcggcggcgcgtcgCTGGACTTGGCCTTGGACTTCTTGGCGGGCGGCGAGGGCGAGTCACCGGAGGAGGAGTCATCAGAGGAGGAGGAATCGTCACCGGAGGAGGAAGAGCCGGACGACTTGGCTGTGACGTGGACTTTCATGCCGTTGTAGCAGTAGCCGTAGCTGCAGATGAAGTAGTAGTCCTTGGCCTCCTTGAGCTGGAAGGCGTAGGTGTGGCCCTTGCTGTAGCTGCTCAGCGCGTTCGCCTTGTCGCAGTTGTCGTACCCGACCTCGTCCACCTGCACCACGTCCGACCGCCCGTTCTGGTACTCGAAGACTGCAACCAGACGATGCATCATGGTGGTCAGCAATGCTTGCTGGATATACGTGACCATGGATGCAAGCATCCATGGACACAACAgcgaccaagaagaagaagcagcagcagcttaCTGAGCCAGTCTCCCTTGTAGAAGGGCTTGTGCTTCTTCACCCAGGCCGTGTAGTCCACGTCCGGGTTCCACCCCTTCTCGTCGCCCACCGTGTAGttggccgccaccgccgccgacggcagctgcgacgccgccgccgccaccagcagCATGGCTAGCGCCAGCCGCATCGCCATTCCTCTGATCTTACTGgctttggttggttggttgggaCTTGGGGAGTTGGGACGGATGGGAGGGAGCGAGGTGGCCCGGCCGGATGAGCTTGCAGCTagctggaggaagaagagaggagcTGAGCTATCTATCAGTGAACCGACGGACAGTAGTGAAGGGTGCAGCAGAGTGACGACGAGCTGAGTCGGTGACCTCTGAGTGCTGATCTGAATTTGGAGGGCAGTCCAGCCAGGCAGCCGCTTTATTCATCTGGCGTTGCTTTCAAAATCTGTCCCACAAGAAGTGTGGTTTTAGCCTATATAGGTGGTCCCCACGCACACCAGGCCTACacctttctcttctctctcccacctttccttccgttccctctctctctctctctctcaccgccATGGTCGCAAGGGAGCCGCATCCACCGTCGCCACCCACCGCATCCGGCCCCGCCGGCGTCGAGGCAGGAGCAGAGCGGGTCGCCGCCGGCGAGGCTCGTGGCCGCGGCCTTCCTCCTCTTCTGCCGGCAGCCCCCCTCTTCTCTTCTCGTCGCGCGCGTGGGTGAGGCAGGCAGGAGGTGGAGCGACACCCAAGGCGAGGCTGCCGGCGAGGTCAAGGACAGACGAGGATCCCGCGGCTGCCGGCGAGGTCAAGGACGGGCGAGGATCCCGCGCAGCAGCACGCCGTCGCCGATCCGCACGCCGCGGGGAGCCGTCCCCTTGATCCTCTGCTCCACCTCCGGCGAAGGGCAGGCGGGCCCCTCGGCGGAGGTGTGCTGCTGCTCGCCTGGATGTGGGGGTCGGCCTGGCCTGGACGCGGCGAGGTGGAGGCCGCCAACTCCGGATCTGGACGTGGACGACGAGAAACACAGGAGAGATAAATCGAGATGGGGACGGAGCGAGTAGGGGTATACGGGTCTTTTGCCATCGATGTTGGATTGCGTGCTGACTGCCTACCCAATAGCAAGTTGGGTTGGGTGATTCGTATGGTTGTTGGTTTGTTTATGTGAgagaagtattgttggctgatttatatGAATAGTATCTATATGAGGGGGCTGGTTAGCCCGTCCAGCCAGCTAGCCCTAGCTGATCGGGCTGTGAGTCCCCGGCActgactgattttttttttttgacggagGGAGTAGCATGGACGGCAGTAGGTCAACGCTTTCGCCTCAACTTATCAGCCCAACTTAGCTTTCACTTAACTTATCAGGTACCGTGTTTTTTTCAAACAACAAAACATCATCGACCGATTTATCAGctgcagaaaccatcagccggaCATGACCTAAATCGACTGAGATTCACATGGTATCAAAACTTACATAGTATGTCTATAAGTAGACTATTGTAAAAATAAATTACATCATTAATTTTACAGTACCTAAATGTTAGTCTTTTTTAGATTTaattataattagtttttttaactCATTCGAAAAAAGAGAACTACACTTTTTTTTGAGACAGAGATAACCTAAAGGCTAAAGGTGGGCGTGTCGCGTGTGCAGTAACTATTCAAACACCTGGTGATCGATGGAGTAACCATCTGGTACCGTTCGCACTTACTTGATCGAGTAAGATGTTTTCTTGCAAGAACTATACATGTCATATTGTCATGGACTCATGTAGTCATGATCATGGATGCATCATTTCGCGCAGTCAGTAGATTGAGCATCACCTGGAACAATGCTAGCTTGATTGACACTCGATcagcactagtacagaaacaagctttagtcccggttctcaaTCCCCTTATTCAAACCTACGACTTCCCACTTCAGCTCTTGCACTATCTCACCTACCACCACATATCTAACTTAGATAAGATATACTTTTCTTTTAAATTTAGtttggagacacctttagtccgggtttgagacataagccaggactaaaggtacctttagtccaggttcgtgtctcaaatcgggactaaaagtcacacttttagtccgggttcatgtctcaaacagggactaaagattctcgcaCTGACATGCCTCTGACACGCCTCGGTAGCCGttgggcagagacctttagtcccggttggagctaccaaccgggactaaaggtttctctagtcccgggcacgaAAAATACCGAGAGTAaaaccaaatttcgaagtggattaAAAGTCATTTCTCTACTGGTGCAGACGATCATCATCATTGCAACGTGTGTAGGACAGCGGCCGGCGCTAACGTTAAAGCGATTTCGTGTGACCACTGCACGATCAATGCAACGCAAGGCCTTTTCTTGagcattttttataaaaaaatacacgAACATCTATCTATATAAAATGAAATTAGTTCGATTAAATCCACCATCAACTATGTTTCAGTAGTGCACGTCTTTGTTATTGTGGATACTTTCCTATATGCTTAGTCAATGCTAATGCTAATAAAGAAATTATAACTTATAATAAAATTAAAATTACTTGCATTAAAATTTAAACCACCAATGCAACCAAAGAAAGACGGACAACTTCAGCAACAAACCATCGTTACTCATTAACTATAATAGTTGTAGATAAAATAACACCTGCCCTGTGTGAGATCCACCACTAGCTACTCCTCCCATTTTTTACATGTTGTATTAGTTTTGTCCTATGTCAAACATTAATAATTTTGAGCACCAGATTTAAAAAAAAAGCCATGTGGTTTAACAACATGCGAActatatattatgaaagtatttctCATAGTGAGTATCTAAAAAATATAAATCTTATGtagttaatttttttttaaatgatgattattaaagatataaatatttaatttagaacAAAACTAATACCGATATGTAAAAAGCATAGGGGTAGTAGATAGTGAACCAGTGCTAATGATATATAGGCAGAAAAGCTAGGTAGTAGCTTCTCAATGATATAGACCAACTATAAACATccaagagaggagagagagagagagagagagagactctgcatgatatattgatagagagagagagagagagagagagagagagagagagagagagagagagactctgCATGATATATTGATAGGAGGAAAAAGGGGGCAGTTATCGGTTAGGCCCGGCCATGTGAGGTGAGCGAGGAGATGCCGGGCCATATGCTCCTTTGTTTCCGACAATGCCACTGAAGTTTAGCAGCAACGTGTGGCCGGCGCTCATCAGTGTGCCTTTGCGTTCAACTGatcccactagtagagaacagacctttgatcctcggctaaaatgggctctagtcccggaattttttgcccccgggactagaaatacctttagtcccggttggtggctccaaccgggactaaaggttcctgcccaacggctactgcgccagacagaggtggtagggacctttagtcccggttggagccaccaaccgggactaaaggtatacttttactcccggttggtggctccaaccgggagtaaaggtctactcccgggccgtggctgcgcccggggttggaaagttacctttagtcccgattggatctatcaaccgggactaaatgttctccctttataaatcggccgtctcctccttcctccccgagcccgagctcagcacattttgaagctcactgcagtagtgttcttgcttcctccctccctccattgttcctccatccattcttcgattcctccgtcgattcttcagttgtaaaggttaccaatctcatactctcattttttaccattttcttataccattttattcactatatatatttatggttctttattgtggttttttttcatttgtaagcaatttgagctcaaaatcactttaagcttgcatatttacatgaaagaaggttaaagtatatataaatataaagttagaaaatagttagaaaattatagcaaatccttactagttgaacttgcggaccgtgttcaggtcggcgaggatgttctctgccgagcggtaacggacgtcaaggaggagctttgattctacgagggagagcgataacggtcgtggaagaccgtgttcccttcctcgtagaatcggagctcttccttgaccaagtacggtgccgtccggtggagaaatcctcgccgagctgatcacgtaagcaaggtcaactagtacggatggttatttattcacatgtcccgatatcgtcgtagtagtctgtcaatcaccgtacctaaacgtagtatatataaataaaaacttagaaaatagttagaaaattatagaaaatccgtactagttgaacttgcggaccgtgttcagctcggcaagcatgttctctgtcgagcggtaacggacatcaaggaggagctttgattctacgagggagagcgacaacggtcgtgggagaccgtgttcccttcctcatagaatcggagctcttccttgaccaagtacggtgctgtccggtggagaaatgctcgccgagatgatcacgtaagcaaggtcaactagtacggatggttatttattcacacgtcccgatatcgtcgtagtagtctgttatgtgtgtacattcccattcttctgttaatttgcggaaatatcatatgaattacttacctgccgcagtaaaagacgagaacacaatgaccattaaaaatatcattgtttagagatctagataattttatagtttgttaattttatttgtttataaaagaagaaatttatagtgtattaaaaaatgagtatagagagtagatggcaactgcttccgggtcctcggcctctcatgggtttccaaagcgacttaggccgggccttcctctcattccatgcggcaagtgtcgtgatgagatgaagattgtgatggagtaccgagtgaagaaggagggtcccaacaaggatcgtatcttctacaagtgtccggatcgcaatgtgagttattttatcgtatttaatgattatggttagtttatacctattttcatgatggttgtgattaaagttctagttttttgttttaatttcagtgggatggcagtggacgatgttcaggcttctactgggaggaagagtatgttgaactcgtgcaaaaatatcttgcacaacaggcagatacggcggctaatgaggcagtgatccagtcgaagaagcccaaagatgttgcacaatcgggggatctgtctgttttagttgagattggtcgcgaaatccttgtgctcctgaaatgtattttagctttagttcttttagtggtagttgggattgtctacattgtagcgatgctttcataaatttgtatcttttgtggtggcacgcatgttgtataaataattaattatgatctaggttttaatatgatatttatgtcatgtaatgcagatgagccgtcattggatgtataatgctgatcgccgctcacaagagttcattgacggcgtgcattctttattacgtgcggccgagacaaacaaacgcgacggtttcatgtgctgcccatgtgccatatgtaagaatacggtggaatatccttgctcaaggactcttcattcacacttgttcaagtcgggtttcatgccaaactatatttgttggacaaagcacggagaaactggtgttgtaatggaagaagatgaagaagaacaatgggacgacaatgatattattcctgatggtgcgtgcttcaatgatactgcaatgggagaagctgaagaagaggtagccgcagaagatgagccggctgatgatctttgtcaggtcattcgtgatgcacaaagagaatgtgaaagtgaaaaggagaagatcaagttcgagcggatgctagaagatcacaagaaattgttgtacccaacttgtgatgcagggcagaaaaagttgggaaccacactagaattgctgcaatggaaggcaaagaatggtgtatctgacaagggatttggagagttactaaaaatccaaaagaagatgcttccgaagtacaatgaattgcccgccactacctacgaagcaaaacaagttgtctgtcctatggggctagaaatagagaagatacatgcatgtcctaatgactgcatcctataccgtggcaaagagtacgagaaattggatgcatgcccggtatgccatgcgtcgcggtataagatcaggcgagatgaccctggtgatgttgagggcgaacgtccacgtaagaaaatccctgccaaggttatgtggtatgctcctataataccacgcttgaaacgtctgttcagaaacaaagaatatgcaaaattgttacgatggcacaaagaagaccgtaaggtagacaatatgttgagacaccctgctgatgggtcccagtggagagcaatcgatagagaattcccggagtttgcaaatgacgcaagaaacttaaggtttgctttaagtacagatggtatcaatccttttggagagcagaacagtagtcatagcacttggcctgttactctaagtatctacaacattcctccttggttatgcatgaagcggaagttcattatgatgcctgtgctcatccaaggcccgaagcaacctggcaatgacatcgatgtgtacctgagaccacttattgatgaacttctcattttgtggaataaagaaggtgtacgtgtgtgggatgagtacaaacaggaacactttgatctgcgagcattgttgttcgtaacaatcaatgattggcctgctctaagtaatctttcaggacagtcaaacaagggatataatgcatgcacacactgcttcggtgatattagaggtgtattcttgaaaaaatgtcgaaaggtcgtgtaccttggccatcgtcgatttcttcctgcaaatcaccccgtaagaaagaaaggtaagcattttaaagggaaagcagaccacctgaccaagcctcgcaaccgaaccggtgaggatgtactcgatatggtcaatgatgtgaaagtcgtctttggaaaaggacatggaagccaacctattccgaaagacgctaacggtcacgcacccatgtggaagaaaaagtccatattttgggacctaccctattggcaagtcctggaggtccgtagctcgatcgacgtgatgcacctgacgaagaatctttgtgtgaacctgctaggctttatgggtgtgtatggaaagcctaaggacacatttgaagcacgacaggacctgcgttgtttgagagaaagagacaacctgcatccagagaagacagatgatggacgccattacttacgtcctgctagctacactctaagcaaagaggagaaggaaatcatgtttgaatgcttaaataacatcaaggtaccatctggattctcctcgaatataaagggtattataaatgtgacagagaagaaattctgtaacttaaagtcccatgactgtcacgttctcatgacgcaattacttccagttgcattaagaggaattctacctccaaatgtacgtctagccaccgtaaagctatgtgcattcctcaatgcaatttctcaga belongs to Miscanthus floridulus cultivar M001 chromosome 4, ASM1932011v1, whole genome shotgun sequence and includes:
- the LOC136550751 gene encoding early nodulin-like protein 19 — encoded protein: MNKAAAWLDCPPNSDQHSELAASSSGRATSLPPIRPNSPSPNQPTKASKIRGMAMRLALAMLLVAAAASQLPSAAVAANYTVGDEKGWNPDVDYTAWVKKHKPFYKGDWLIFEYQNGRSDVVQVDEVGYDNCDKANALSSYSKGHTYAFQLKEAKDYYFICSYGYCYNGMKVHVTAKSSGSSSSGDDSSSSDDSSSGDSPSPPAKKSKAKSSDAPPPSLLAATPIATAAAAALLLNRML